Proteins encoded in a region of the Fusibacter sp. A1 genome:
- a CDS encoding type II secretion system F family protein codes for MTSLYICKEIDTHGKMLTSTYKAESKDDVIQMIRAKGHKPVKIEEEQAKSKDLAELSIFQPKVKAKDIAVFCKQLHIMLYAGMPLISALDVLESQSDNLTLKKAVKQMALDVQKGEILSSTMKKHTNAFPALLINMVESGELTGNLDSVLMRMSDHFTKENKIQTKIKGALVYPAILSVLAVVVVTFLLVFIMPTFVGMFESSGVPLPTPTLILMGISSALKTYWYLFIAGAAGLYYLGRAILKSKEGKRAVDKLKFKIPIVNSSVAKIATSRFTRTLSTLLASGIPIIQALESSASVTGNMVVIEGLAQVAEDIKKGEKLSSLLKKVGIFPPMVISMVGIGEESGALEEMLEKTADYFDEELEAAIQRLVTMIEPLMIVVMALIIGFIVISMMLPMFDMMQTVQ; via the coding sequence GTGACAAGCTTATACATATGCAAAGAAATCGATACGCATGGAAAAATGCTAACCAGTACCTATAAGGCAGAATCAAAAGACGATGTCATTCAAATGATTCGTGCAAAAGGACATAAACCGGTTAAAATTGAAGAGGAGCAAGCTAAAAGTAAAGATTTAGCAGAGCTATCCATCTTTCAACCGAAAGTAAAAGCCAAAGACATCGCCGTGTTTTGTAAACAACTGCACATCATGCTATACGCAGGTATGCCTCTGATTTCAGCACTGGATGTACTAGAGAGCCAATCGGATAACTTAACGCTTAAAAAAGCGGTAAAACAGATGGCACTTGACGTTCAAAAAGGCGAAATTCTATCTAGCACGATGAAAAAACATACGAATGCTTTTCCTGCATTGCTGATCAACATGGTGGAGTCCGGTGAACTTACCGGTAATTTGGACAGCGTATTGATGAGAATGTCAGACCACTTTACCAAAGAAAACAAAATCCAGACTAAAATCAAAGGCGCCTTGGTTTATCCTGCAATTTTATCTGTATTGGCAGTCGTGGTGGTAACCTTTCTTTTAGTGTTTATCATGCCGACCTTTGTAGGCATGTTTGAAAGCTCCGGTGTTCCCTTACCGACTCCAACACTGATACTAATGGGAATCAGTTCAGCCCTCAAAACCTACTGGTATTTATTTATTGCTGGAGCGGCAGGCCTTTATTATTTAGGTAGAGCGATTTTAAAATCAAAAGAGGGCAAACGTGCGGTCGATAAGTTGAAATTTAAAATTCCGATTGTCAACAGTTCGGTTGCGAAAATTGCGACTTCAAGGTTTACAAGAACACTATCCACTTTACTGGCAAGTGGTATACCAATCATTCAAGCACTTGAATCATCAGCAAGTGTCACAGGCAATATGGTGGTGATTGAAGGCTTGGCGCAAGTTGCAGAAGATATAAAAAAAGGCGAAAAGTTAAGTTCCTTATTAAAAAAAGTCGGCATTTTTCCACCCATGGTCATTTCCATGGTAGGTATCGGTGAAGAGTCAGGTGCTCTTGAAGAAATGCTCGAAAAAACAGCAGATTACTTCGACGAAGAACTCGAAGCTGCAATACAAAGACTCGTAACAATGATCGAACCATTAATGATCGTCGTAATGGCATTAATTATCGGTTTTATTGTCATCTCAATGATGCTGCCAATGTTTGACATGATGCAAACGGTGCAGTAA
- a CDS encoding prepilin-type N-terminal cleavage/methylation domain-containing protein produces the protein MMKVLQKKRKGGFTLIELIVVIAILAILAAIAIPRLGGFTTTAKINADKQTYDVISRAVAIGVANGTITADVTITSAETTGLISGLSLIDSNATFKVANNINHSFTWEVDAATGAVTPPIINSATGVITPD, from the coding sequence ATGATGAAGGTGTTACAGAAGAAAAGAAAAGGCGGGTTCACCCTTATTGAACTGATTGTGGTTATTGCAATTTTGGCTATATTGGCGGCTATTGCGATTCCTAGACTTGGAGGATTCACAACAACTGCAAAAATTAATGCTGACAAACAGACTTATGATGTGATTTCAAGAGCTGTAGCAATTGGTGTTGCTAACGGAACAATAACAGCAGATGTTACAATTACATCTGCTGAAACTACTGGTTTAATCTCTGGATTGTCGCTAATAGATTCAAATGCAACTTTTAAAGTTGCAAATAATATAAATCACTCCTTTACGTGGGAAGTAGATGCAGCAACTGGCGCTGTAACACCTCCTATAATTAATTCAGCTACAGGTGTAATTACTCCGGATTAA